The proteins below are encoded in one region of Deinococcus ruber:
- a CDS encoding MinD/ParA family ATP-binding protein: protein MPHIISVHSFRGGTGKSNTTANLGTLYALQGYRVGIIDTDIQSPGIHVLFNLEPDAMKHTLNDYLWGRCNIEDAAHDVSGQIDPDMKGRILLVPSSIKTNEISRVLREGYDVGLLNDGFQRLIEQLDLDILMIDTHPGVGEETLLSIAISDALVIVMRPDQQDFQGTSVTVEIGRHLDVPKMMIVVNKAPAVFDEADIKRNVESAYSCEVAAIFPHSDEIMTLASGGVFVARYPNHLITQRYREVTGMLLAP, encoded by the coding sequence GTGCCACACATAATTTCTGTGCATTCGTTTCGCGGTGGAACCGGGAAATCGAATACCACCGCCAATCTGGGAACGCTGTATGCCCTTCAGGGCTACCGGGTGGGCATCATCGACACCGACATCCAGTCGCCCGGTATTCACGTCCTCTTCAACCTCGAACCCGACGCGATGAAGCATACCCTCAACGATTACCTGTGGGGCCGCTGCAACATCGAAGACGCCGCACACGACGTGTCCGGGCAGATCGACCCCGATATGAAGGGCCGCATTCTGCTGGTGCCTTCGAGCATCAAGACCAACGAGATCAGCCGGGTGCTGCGCGAAGGCTACGACGTGGGCCTGCTCAACGACGGTTTTCAACGACTGATCGAGCAGCTCGATCTCGATATCCTGATGATCGATACCCACCCCGGCGTGGGCGAGGAAACACTGCTCTCGATTGCCATCAGCGACGCGCTGGTGATCGTGATGCGCCCCGACCAGCAGGACTTCCAGGGCACCAGCGTGACCGTCGAGATCGGGCGGCATCTGGACGTACCGAAGATGATGATCGTGGTGAACAAAGCGCCCGCCGTGTTCGACGAGGCCGACATCAAACGCAATGTCGAGAGCGCGTACAGCTGCGAGGTGGCCGCGATCTTCCCGCACTCCGACGAGATCATGACCCTGGCGAGCGGCGGCGTGTTCGTGGCACGTTACCCCAACCACCTGATTACCCAGCGCTACCGTGAAGTGACAGGCATGCTGCTGGCTCCCTGA
- a CDS encoding HAMP domain-containing protein, whose amino-acid sequence MAVPVRRTMFLSLRLKMLLAFSLVFALVFAAAFWWFYLFSTGSATDHVRTHVQTYLTATALGINGDEFAQLSRLPAGAEPNSPIYRKQQAWLRQLHTIEPKEVSYTFVKGPKPGEVLWIGDIFRDKDAKRATTFMAGYDISKPQIQDAFGGSLINLTPYHDRWGYWVSGYMPIFNSRQQVVGGIGVDFSALHVIQVQEAIRDKIWLVFLFTYLVVFTFVYFFSALLAQPIDRLTRMASKVGKGDYSGNFANFGRSRLRDEISILGAVFASMVGQVHEREMNLKREVQGLRIEIDQSRKAKQVNEIVDTDFFRDLKGKAQAMRSRAQQVGTLTDPPVQELLK is encoded by the coding sequence ATGGCGGTACCCGTTCGGCGAACCATGTTTCTGAGCCTGCGGCTGAAGATGCTGCTGGCATTCTCGCTGGTCTTCGCCCTGGTATTCGCCGCTGCGTTCTGGTGGTTTTACCTCTTCTCGACTGGTTCGGCCACCGATCATGTCCGCACGCACGTTCAGACGTATCTGACGGCGACGGCGCTGGGCATCAACGGCGACGAATTCGCGCAGCTCAGCCGCCTGCCTGCCGGTGCAGAGCCCAACTCGCCGATTTACCGCAAGCAACAGGCGTGGCTGCGACAACTGCACACCATCGAACCCAAAGAGGTGTCGTACACCTTCGTGAAGGGGCCGAAACCCGGCGAGGTGCTGTGGATCGGAGACATTTTCCGCGACAAGGACGCGAAGCGGGCCACCACCTTCATGGCGGGCTACGACATCAGCAAACCGCAGATCCAGGACGCATTCGGCGGCAGCCTCATCAATCTGACGCCGTACCACGACCGCTGGGGCTACTGGGTGTCGGGCTACATGCCGATTTTCAACAGCCGTCAGCAGGTGGTCGGCGGAATCGGCGTGGATTTCAGTGCGCTGCACGTGATTCAGGTGCAGGAGGCGATCCGCGACAAGATCTGGCTGGTCTTCCTGTTCACGTATCTGGTGGTCTTTACCTTCGTGTATTTCTTCTCGGCGCTGCTGGCTCAGCCGATTGACCGCCTGACACGGATGGCCTCAAAGGTCGGCAAGGGTGATTACAGCGGGAATTTCGCCAATTTTGGGCGTTCGAGGCTGCGCGACGAGATCAGTATTTTAGGCGCGGTATTCGCCAGCATGGTGGGGCAGGTCCACGAGCGCGAGATGAATCTGAAGCGCGAGGTACAGGGCCTGCGAATCGAAATCGACCAGAGCCGGAAGGCAAAACAGGTGAATGAAATCGTGGACACCGACTTCTTCCGCGATCTGAAAGGCAAAGCACAGGCCATGCGGAGCCGCGCTCAGCAGGTGGGCACACTGACCGACCCACCAGTTCAGGAGCTGCTCAAATGA
- a CDS encoding MinD/ParA family ATP-binding protein, producing MSAYVVTLHSFMRGTGKSTLTARLGRLLSRDARVAVIDGDLTAPSQSQLLKVSPVEGRTLNDFLAGRCSAADTALEVPTETWLGAPTPADGCLYLVPASDQPHHLSQVARSEMPFDELAQGLQDLSAALRLDLILLEAAAGLSGLSLPPLALADELALVMRLDQKDYQGTGVTLDVARRLGVQQARLIVNMVPVGYDLKQVEATVASTYDAPVTALSLPEPTLAFDVPELSQVGRALLTSSHHQGRGGPLR from the coding sequence ATGAGCGCCTACGTCGTGACGCTGCACTCGTTCATGCGCGGCACCGGAAAATCGACGCTGACCGCCCGGCTGGGACGCCTGCTGAGCCGGGACGCACGGGTCGCGGTGATCGACGGCGACCTGACCGCGCCCTCACAATCACAGCTTCTGAAGGTCAGCCCCGTGGAGGGCCGCACGCTCAACGATTTTCTGGCAGGGCGGTGTTCGGCAGCCGACACCGCGCTGGAAGTTCCGACTGAGACCTGGCTCGGAGCGCCAACGCCTGCCGACGGCTGCCTGTATCTGGTGCCCGCCAGCGACCAGCCACATCATCTGAGTCAGGTCGCACGCTCGGAAATGCCCTTCGATGAGCTGGCTCAGGGCCTGCAGGACCTCTCGGCAGCGCTGCGGCTCGACCTGATCCTGCTGGAAGCTGCCGCCGGACTGAGTGGCCTGTCGCTGCCGCCCCTGGCCCTGGCCGACGAACTGGCCCTGGTGATGCGGCTCGATCAGAAGGACTATCAGGGAACCGGCGTCACGCTCGACGTGGCACGGCGGCTGGGCGTGCAGCAGGCCCGGCTGATCGTGAATATGGTGCCGGTCGGCTACGATCTGAAACAGGTCGAGGCCACGGTCGCCAGCACCTACGACGCGCCCGTCACGGCTCTGTCGCTGCCAGAACCCACCCTGGCCTTCGACGTGCCCGAACTGAGCCAGGTGGGACGCGCCCTGCTGACCAGCAGCCATCATCAGGGGCGGGGGGGGCCGCTCAGGTGA
- a CDS encoding SET domain-containing protein translates to MNDWNSERPEVPSTADAAASPSPAQAEAAQQPGRGRSCVVMGGEPLLYHQLALRLALEGYDVTGIGPQAVNAKLRREIEDAGGSFQSSSISEISGGDTALAVLASTRPFEALNWAAQHRIHISSEPRAPTSPRWKSAVIIHPVELAQVVLSDIVDQVVALLDCPPCTHSVRYSALPDGTHFRRVIRQANDATDSPQEAQEDVADLPAEGIEVKPTAYGHGVFAARSHRQGERVMQTSGVLLNHQTEHSIQIGLRQHLEPRFPVRLINHSCVPNLGVRTTAQGLPDFYALRDIEAGEELNFDYAMTELTHVPRANLALEFSLKCHCGEADCRGQLGYYSTLPESHKRRYEGYISAYLLALEPRQPVSTMVGGLTEPTSK, encoded by the coding sequence TTGAACGACTGGAATTCTGAACGTCCTGAAGTGCCGTCCACTGCGGACGCTGCCGCGTCGCCCTCACCTGCGCAGGCAGAAGCGGCGCAGCAGCCCGGACGGGGGCGCTCGTGCGTGGTCATGGGGGGCGAACCGCTGCTGTACCACCAGCTTGCCCTGCGGCTGGCACTGGAGGGGTACGACGTGACCGGCATCGGGCCTCAGGCTGTGAACGCGAAACTGCGCCGCGAGATCGAGGACGCGGGCGGCAGCTTCCAGAGCAGTTCGATCTCCGAGATCAGCGGGGGCGATACCGCCCTGGCGGTGCTGGCCTCGACCCGGCCCTTCGAGGCGCTGAACTGGGCAGCGCAGCACCGCATTCACATCAGCTCCGAACCGCGTGCGCCCACATCTCCGCGCTGGAAATCTGCGGTGATCATCCATCCGGTGGAACTCGCACAGGTGGTGCTGTCCGACATCGTGGATCAGGTGGTGGCGCTGCTCGACTGCCCCCCCTGCACCCACTCGGTGCGGTACAGCGCCCTGCCGGACGGCACACACTTCCGGCGCGTGATCCGGCAGGCGAACGACGCCACCGACTCGCCCCAGGAAGCGCAGGAAGACGTCGCAGATCTGCCCGCCGAGGGAATCGAAGTGAAGCCCACTGCCTACGGGCACGGCGTGTTTGCTGCTCGCTCCCACCGGCAGGGCGAACGTGTGATGCAGACCAGCGGCGTGCTGCTGAATCACCAGACCGAACACTCGATTCAGATCGGACTGCGTCAGCACCTCGAACCGCGGTTTCCCGTGCGGCTGATCAACCATTCGTGCGTGCCGAATCTGGGTGTGCGGACCACCGCGCAGGGCCTGCCTGACTTCTATGCCCTGCGCGACATCGAGGCAGGCGAGGAACTGAATTTCGACTACGCCATGACCGAGCTGACCCACGTGCCCCGCGCCAATCTCGCCCTGGAATTCAGCCTGAAGTGTCACTGCGGCGAGGCAGACTGCCGGGGACAGCTCGGATATTATTCGACCCTGCCGGAAAGCCACAAACGCCGCTACGAAGGGTACATCTCAGCGTATCTGCTGGCGCTGGAGCCTCGCCAGCCGGTCTCGACCATGGTTGGTGGGTTGACCGAACCCACATCCAAATGA
- a CDS encoding HAMP domain-containing protein, with translation MSLLPRRGFIGLRVKLLIGFTLIFTLVFALTFGWFYWYSSREALAKIRTDLLNTVHGATLGIDGDDFARMSSGSLVKQASTVYPLYVQHQQWMRQIHDIEPHANPYTFISAGNGKKVLWIGDVFRVTHPDRATKFKEVYDASKTQLYDGLTRLTLNMHPYQDQWGTWVSAYQPLRDHTGRIVGALGIDFSATYLQEVQQQIRNTMFKVFFLTYAVLFLLVYLLSSSLTRPLARLTHSVQGVADGNYDQNFELFSRYKPRDEIDILGRVFGKMVEQVRQREQTLQRRVQELRIEIDETRKAKQVKEIVDTELFRDLKQKARTMRTRANQPTSPVDLVKNKDATEPTQLSETRSEQDRADDLQDSPGTAPALP, from the coding sequence ATGAGCCTGTTACCGCGCCGGGGCTTCATCGGCCTGCGGGTCAAACTGCTGATCGGCTTCACGCTGATCTTCACGCTGGTCTTCGCGCTTACCTTCGGCTGGTTCTACTGGTACTCCTCACGCGAGGCACTGGCGAAGATCCGCACCGACCTCCTGAATACCGTTCACGGCGCGACGCTGGGCATCGACGGTGACGATTTCGCCCGCATGAGCAGCGGTTCGCTGGTGAAGCAGGCCAGTACCGTGTATCCGCTGTACGTGCAGCATCAGCAGTGGATGCGGCAGATTCACGACATCGAGCCGCACGCCAATCCGTACACCTTCATTTCGGCAGGAAACGGCAAGAAGGTGCTGTGGATCGGAGACGTATTCCGCGTCACCCACCCCGACCGGGCGACCAAATTCAAAGAGGTCTACGACGCCAGCAAAACGCAGCTATACGACGGGCTGACCCGCCTGACCCTCAACATGCACCCCTATCAGGATCAGTGGGGAACGTGGGTGTCGGCGTATCAGCCGCTGCGCGACCACACCGGGCGCATCGTCGGAGCGCTGGGCATCGACTTCAGTGCCACCTACCTTCAGGAGGTGCAGCAACAGATCCGGAACACCATGTTCAAGGTCTTTTTCCTGACCTACGCGGTGCTGTTCCTGCTGGTCTACCTCCTCTCATCCAGCCTGACCAGACCGCTGGCTCGCCTGACCCACTCGGTGCAGGGCGTGGCCGACGGCAATTATGATCAGAACTTCGAGCTGTTTTCGCGCTACAAACCCAGAGACGAGATTGACATCCTGGGCCGGGTCTTTGGCAAGATGGTGGAGCAGGTACGCCAACGCGAACAGACGCTTCAGCGCCGGGTGCAGGAACTGAGAATCGAGATCGACGAAACCCGGAAGGCCAAACAGGTGAAGGAAATCGTGGACACCGAACTGTTCCGCGACCTGAAACAGAAAGCCCGCACGATGCGGACCCGCGCCAATCAGCCCACCTCTCCTGTGGATCTGGTGAAGAACAAAGACGCCACGGAACCCACGCAGCTTTCGGAAACTCGCAGCGAACAGGACCGGGCCGACGACCTGCAGGACTCGCCCGGCACGGCCCCCGCCCTGCCCTGA
- a CDS encoding low temperature requirement protein A — protein MSESRLNLWERPTLRTDEEHHIERKVSWLELFYDLVFVVVIAQLAHDLASHLNGSGLLAFVLLFIPAWWMWVSGTVYNERFETQDLSYRLLVFLQMLVVSALAIFAHGAFGETSAGFALSYAAGRALVVFMWGRAGWYNPQARPVTNRYVLGFSTSILLWVASVFVPPPLRFILWAIGLVVDIATPILTIRQQRRLPRYSSSKLPERMGLFVLIVLGESVVSVVSGLSGDAHHLSVLLGVKLALGIGVTFGLWWVYFDFVSRRPPKPTPTASIAWTHLHLLLLISLIVSSAVNLNILQNKHATDEGLHWWLSGAFALSLISMGLLQLTLSCKPEEQRSFRNTATLKFAVALITLVATALLPSSSVLTLYPLLLVGLLAVIVYGLWAMHSAGSLHDDLSFQDDLKV, from the coding sequence ATGAGTGAAAGCCGCCTGAATCTCTGGGAACGCCCGACGCTCCGAACCGACGAGGAGCACCACATCGAACGCAAGGTGTCGTGGCTGGAACTGTTCTACGACTTGGTGTTCGTGGTGGTGATCGCACAGCTCGCCCACGACCTCGCGTCGCACCTGAACGGCTCGGGGCTGCTCGCCTTCGTGCTGCTGTTTATTCCCGCGTGGTGGATGTGGGTCAGCGGCACGGTCTACAACGAGCGCTTTGAAACCCAGGATCTCAGCTACCGCCTGCTGGTGTTCCTGCAAATGCTGGTCGTGTCGGCCCTGGCGATCTTCGCGCACGGTGCCTTCGGTGAAACGTCGGCAGGCTTCGCGCTGTCGTATGCGGCAGGCCGGGCGCTGGTGGTCTTCATGTGGGGGCGGGCAGGCTGGTACAACCCGCAGGCTCGCCCCGTCACCAACCGGTATGTGCTGGGCTTCAGCACCTCGATTCTGCTGTGGGTGGCCTCGGTCTTTGTGCCGCCGCCTCTGCGCTTCATCCTGTGGGCCATCGGACTGGTGGTCGATATCGCCACCCCGATCCTGACCATCCGGCAGCAGCGCCGGTTGCCGCGCTACAGCTCGTCGAAATTGCCGGAACGCATGGGCCTGTTCGTGCTGATCGTGCTGGGTGAATCGGTGGTCAGCGTGGTGTCCGGGCTGAGTGGCGACGCCCACCACCTGAGCGTGCTGCTGGGCGTCAAACTGGCGCTGGGCATCGGCGTGACCTTCGGCCTGTGGTGGGTGTACTTCGATTTCGTCTCGCGCAGACCGCCCAAGCCCACCCCGACCGCCTCGATTGCCTGGACGCATCTGCATCTGCTGCTGCTCATCAGCCTGATCGTGTCGAGTGCCGTGAATCTGAATATTCTGCAGAACAAACACGCGACCGACGAGGGGCTGCACTGGTGGCTGAGCGGCGCGTTCGCCCTGAGCCTCATCAGCATGGGCCTGCTTCAGCTGACGCTGTCGTGCAAACCGGAAGAGCAGCGCAGCTTCCGCAACACCGCCACCCTGAAATTTGCCGTGGCGCTGATCACGCTGGTGGCAACGGCTCTGCTGCCGAGTTCCAGCGTCCTGACTCTGTATCCCCTGCTGCTGGTGGGCCTGCTCGCCGTGATCGTCTACGGCCTGTGGGCCATGCACAGCGCGGGCAGCCTGCACGACGACCTGTCGTTTCAGGACGACCTGAAAGTCTGA
- a CDS encoding ATP-binding protein yields MRSWHRPIWNALSSGLGLAIVRTLVEAQGGTVVAANHPQGGAVLSVWLPAAAPEA; encoded by the coding sequence GTGCGGTCATGGCACAGGCCGATCTGGAACGCATTGTCCAGCGGGCTGGGCCTGGCGATTGTCCGGACGCTGGTGGAAGCACAGGGCGGCACGGTGGTGGCCGCCAATCACCCGCAGGGCGGGGCCGTGCTGAGCGTGTGGTTGCCCGCTGCCGCGCCAGAAGCCTGA
- a CDS encoding polysaccharide deacetylase family protein: protein MPRLCALLSSCFLLLNIADAATVPLATLITHGPRTLRRVALTFDADMTPGMEHALQTGKVKSYDNVAVRQILRATHTPATFFFTGMWAEEYPTPARAIAQDPLFEVEDHSYDHPGFEQPCYGLTSIAQAQKAADIEHAQAVIARLTGVTPRYFRFPGGCEQAQDLTLVRGLGLIPVDWDVISGDAGQSDPRVIIRNVLRQTQDGSIIVMHSHGGKAPATALALPAIIAGLKARGFTFVKVADLLNNP from the coding sequence ATGCCCCGCCTCTGCGCTCTCCTGTCGTCCTGTTTCCTGCTGCTGAACATCGCTGACGCGGCCACTGTCCCGCTGGCAACCCTCATCACGCATGGGCCGCGCACCCTCCGCCGAGTCGCCCTGACCTTCGACGCCGACATGACGCCCGGCATGGAACACGCTCTCCAGACGGGCAAGGTGAAGAGTTACGACAACGTGGCCGTTCGCCAGATTCTGCGGGCTACCCACACGCCCGCCACGTTCTTCTTTACCGGCATGTGGGCCGAGGAATACCCCACGCCTGCCCGCGCCATCGCGCAGGATCCGCTGTTCGAGGTGGAAGATCACAGCTATGACCATCCCGGCTTCGAGCAGCCCTGTTATGGCCTGACCAGCATCGCGCAGGCGCAGAAGGCGGCAGACATCGAACACGCCCAGGCGGTGATTGCCCGGCTGACCGGCGTGACGCCCAGATATTTCCGCTTTCCGGGCGGCTGCGAGCAGGCCCAGGATCTGACGCTCGTTCGTGGCCTGGGCCTGATTCCGGTCGACTGGGACGTGATCAGCGGAGATGCCGGGCAATCCGATCCTCGGGTCATCATCCGCAACGTGCTGCGGCAGACGCAGGACGGCAGCATCATCGTGATGCACAGCCACGGCGGAAAGGCCCCCGCGACGGCGCTGGCTCTCCCGGCCATCATCGCCGGTCTGAAGGCCAGGGGCTTTACCTTCGTCAAGGTGGCAGACCTGCTGAACAATCCCTGA
- a CDS encoding phosphatidylglycerol lysyltransferase domain-containing protein, giving the protein MLSIPYASLPISGLQIHSADLTTLVTWHAQYAVNPSSLPATASMTHMLTLPGVPGGCGVQQVGGVLMAAGEPLAPVWAWSAFASAVLTMARQLRAVPCFAPVGSEFAATLRDLGLRSVRLGSTPYIHLHSWPQRGDAGAKIRHAVNRAARDGVDVQEQSPSLGMADPTTPAAQHWTREVETLSAHWLGQRKASVPFHWIFEVQPLSHPHVKRYFEARQGGRLVGLIAASPLAGRDGWYLEDVLQDSRASSSAGTALVAAALDALRADGFRLATLGGIPLSTTRGWEDAEVTLPERLAYALRPLLSGVYSFQGLERFKRRFGPAHWEDEYLALPSGVGAWVRGGAALGRLILRGR; this is encoded by the coding sequence GTGCTTTCAATTCCTTACGCGTCGCTCCCCATTTCAGGGCTTCAGATACACTCTGCCGACCTGACCACACTTGTCACATGGCACGCCCAGTACGCCGTGAATCCGTCTTCGCTGCCCGCCACCGCGTCGATGACGCATATGCTCACGCTGCCCGGTGTGCCCGGCGGATGTGGCGTGCAGCAGGTCGGAGGCGTGCTGATGGCAGCGGGGGAACCGCTTGCGCCCGTGTGGGCCTGGAGCGCGTTCGCGTCGGCGGTGTTGACGATGGCTCGCCAGTTGCGGGCGGTTCCGTGCTTCGCACCTGTCGGTTCCGAATTCGCCGCGACCCTGCGAGACCTTGGGCTGAGGTCTGTCCGGCTGGGCAGCACGCCGTATATCCACCTGCACAGCTGGCCGCAGCGGGGCGACGCTGGCGCGAAGATTCGGCATGCAGTGAACCGGGCAGCGCGGGACGGTGTGGACGTTCAGGAACAGTCGCCGTCTCTAGGAATGGCCGACCCGACCACACCGGCGGCGCAGCACTGGACGCGTGAGGTCGAGACGCTGAGCGCCCACTGGCTCGGTCAACGAAAGGCGTCCGTGCCGTTTCACTGGATCTTCGAGGTTCAGCCGCTGAGCCACCCGCACGTCAAGCGGTACTTCGAGGCACGCCAGGGCGGGCGACTGGTGGGCCTCATCGCCGCCAGTCCACTGGCAGGGCGCGACGGCTGGTATCTGGAGGACGTGCTTCAGGACAGCCGCGCGTCCAGTTCGGCAGGCACTGCGTTGGTCGCCGCAGCGCTGGACGCGCTCAGAGCAGACGGCTTCAGGCTGGCGACCCTGGGCGGTATTCCACTTTCGACCACGCGGGGCTGGGAAGACGCCGAGGTGACGCTGCCGGAACGCCTCGCGTATGCTCTGCGCCCCCTGCTGTCGGGCGTGTATTCGTTTCAGGGTCTGGAACGGTTCAAGCGGCGCTTTGGCCCCGCGCACTGGGAAGACGAGTATCTGGCACTTCCCAGTGGTGTCGGGGCGTGGGTCAGGGGCGGTGCAGCACTGGGCCGCCTGATCCTGCGGGGGCGCTGA
- a CDS encoding Ig-like domain-containing protein codes for MIDGIHGSTKKWTAAVLLLPLVLSACGGTPSGQAPAHVAAQSLGTGTPERTLDVTRPTLSTLLTYPNDGGVGILPEQAITLQFSEPMNKAATQAAFSFLNVQTPAPAYLSVTWNAPGTVMTLKRSLPFAYGSTVFWMVGAGATDLSGNSLEPASSVARSFTVSHHTSIKVYSDGSLDGSVNRNNQVETYSDHVNLRATASAATISRGFLTFDLSGLPKLSQITSVQSASLHVYQNGVATTADMYAVPGAVLAYNVSYFLLFPTLYGNQFDIGPVSTGTTKILSTDALPGYKVMDATTQVAYDIVHRSQLLSRSQWLLRHAFDFSSNPAYCCGVIEWASGGAVQARRPYLEISYLYP; via the coding sequence ATGATCGACGGTATTCACGGAAGCACGAAGAAATGGACGGCTGCGGTTCTGCTGCTGCCCCTTGTTTTGTCGGCCTGTGGCGGCACGCCGTCTGGGCAGGCACCCGCCCACGTTGCGGCCCAGTCGCTCGGAACTGGCACGCCGGAGCGCACGCTGGATGTCACGCGGCCCACGCTCTCGACCCTGCTGACATATCCGAATGACGGCGGCGTCGGCATCCTGCCAGAGCAGGCGATCACCCTGCAATTTTCCGAACCGATGAACAAGGCTGCGACACAGGCCGCGTTTTCCTTTCTGAACGTGCAGACGCCCGCCCCGGCCTACCTGAGCGTGACCTGGAACGCGCCCGGCACCGTGATGACCCTGAAGCGCAGCCTTCCCTTTGCCTACGGCTCCACGGTGTTCTGGATGGTGGGTGCGGGTGCCACCGACCTGTCGGGCAACAGCCTGGAACCCGCCAGCAGCGTGGCGCGGAGTTTTACCGTCAGCCATCACACGTCCATCAAGGTGTATTCCGATGGCTCGCTCGACGGTTCGGTCAACCGGAACAATCAGGTCGAGACGTACTCCGATCACGTGAATCTGCGGGCCACTGCTTCGGCGGCGACCATTTCGCGCGGCTTTCTGACCTTCGACCTGTCGGGGTTGCCAAAGCTCTCGCAGATCACGTCGGTGCAGTCGGCGTCGCTGCACGTTTACCAGAACGGTGTCGCAACGACCGCCGACATGTACGCTGTTCCCGGCGCAGTGCTGGCCTACAACGTCAGTTATTTTCTGCTGTTTCCCACCCTGTACGGCAATCAGTTCGACATAGGGCCAGTCAGCACGGGCACGACCAAGATTCTGAGTACCGATGCCCTGCCGGGGTACAAGGTCATGGACGCGACCACGCAGGTCGCCTACGACATCGTGCACCGTTCGCAGCTGCTGAGCCGCTCACAGTGGCTGCTGCGGCATGCGTTCGATTTCTCCAGCAATCCGGCCTACTGCTGCGGCGTCATCGAGTGGGCCAGCGGCGGCGCGGTGCAGGCCAGACGGCCCTATCTGGAAATCAGCTACCTGTATCCCTAG